GTCAAAGACCAGCTTACACTCCAGACAACATCATCAAAGGTGTTCAGTATTGTGGGTGTCCAGGATATGTTGTCATCACTGGTCCAGATGACAACTCTTTTATCCTGGGAGCAGCTGGCAATGACAGAGCGCTGCAATCCAAGTGATGGTGCCCAAGCCACATCTCGCACCCAGTCCATGTGCATTTCCAGGCGGTTCTCTTCAACCCATTGGTCCCCTTGCTCTCTCCATATCTAAAACAAACCAATGTTATcaattccactaatattataggtaaatgcaaaagtttgttagtctgtttgtttgtttgcatggACAAGTGGCCCATTACCCAAAAGTGCCCATGGCCCCTTACAGGTTGAGATGGCCCTGTTTAtcaggctattttttatctagTCACCATGCATAGATTTCAAAGAATTAATTAAGTTATAGATAAGAGCTACATAACATATCCAGCAGATGTACAAAACAGACTCCATAGGTAACAAACAGGTAATGCCCACCAACCTTGATCAGGTTATCGCATCCTCCAGAGACGATTCTCTTAGGAGCGTCCTTATTATTAAGCGGGTCCAAGTTGAGCTCGGCGGAGATGGCGGGGCACCAGCTGATGCAGTTGACGCCGATGGCATGCGCGCCGGAGATCTTCTTCACGTCCCAGTTGCCGTCCTGCGTGTAAGTGAGCACGGATAAAGAACCGTCTGAGCTGCAGCACGCAAGCGCCAACCCGTACTCCGCCGGCGCCCACGCCACTGAATTCACCGAGCTCTCGTGACCAGCATACTCATGTAATTTCGTCCATTCTCCGGTTTCCTTCCATATAATTACTTTCCTGTCGTAAGAACACGAAGCCAACAGGTTTCCAAACTTCGGGTGAGCCCACGCCACTTGCCACACGGGACCGAAGTGGCCCTTTAGATCAGCTGCGAGTGTTTGGGTACCGCTTTTGATGTCATAGATCTTCACAGAGTTATCCGACGAACACGTGGCCAGTCTCAACCCATAGTAATCGAGTTCAGCGTCATGTATCATGTCCTCATGACCGGTATCAATAGTATTTAATACAGTTatcattttgttaaaattttcacaattttttttggaataaagtACGGCACAAACAGCAAATTAGCGAGCGGGCTGTCAAAAAAGTTGACGTGGAATGTAATGCTACTATAGCTAAATAGTTTTCGATGTAgcaacattgtttttttatttttcacggcATTTACCggtttatattatactacattattatttattcagattAGCAACACTCGCTCAAAGTGTCATTTGATTGTCAAGTTCAAGTTGTAATTTTTCAGATTCAGAACTTAAAATAGTTGGAAAATATCTATACGAAAATTTACAGAAATTATGATAGCTTGTTACTTTGTAAAGTAACAGAACAGAATGGCTGCAACCGACGGCGGATATATAGACAGTTTAAGCAGCCTGTTACAGCAGGATTACCGCGGTGTAAATGTACGTAAATAGGTCAAAGATTATCAAAATAAACGACAATTTGTTATCCACATAACGAATACCTGTTGTTTGCAGATAGCAGTTTATGCACTAGCCACTGCAGGCCTAGCCGTATCGATTCACAAGATCCGCCCGGTAAATATAGATATCTCGTCATAGTTCTTTATTTATACCTTCATTACATAACTATGATGTTTTATGTGATCAGGTTAGCAAGTTTTCGAAAGCGAGTCAAGTTCCGGAGCACTTCATCAGGCGCCACGAGCCGCTGCGAGGGCAGTTCGCGGGCGTGCAGCACTCGCCCGTGCGCGTGCTGGTGCAGCACCGCGCGCCGCTCTACCTGCCCCTGTGGCACTCCAGCAAACCGCCGCTGCCAGTCAAGGTCGCGCTCCGGCGCCGCTCTATGAATGACTATAAAGCGTGACTTTGACACACTTGAGACACTgccaagataaaaaaaaacattacctaactttttttgcAGCTGTGGGGTGTTGACATTGTGAGTGGGAATGCTGTCAACTGGCTGGAGTGTGTGGCGCGAGGGCAGCAGGTGACCCTGAAGCCCATCGCCAGGGACAAAGATAGCCTGGTTTCTACAGTGCTGTTGCATTTACCACAAGAAAAGGTGTATTTACCTTTATATTTCCTATAAACTAGataagtctctgtg
This region of Choristoneura fumiferana chromosome 11, NRCan_CFum_1, whole genome shotgun sequence genomic DNA includes:
- the LOC141432541 gene encoding protein C3orf33 homolog, yielding MAATDGGYIDSLSSLLQQDYRGVNIAVYALATAGLAVSIHKIRPVSKFSKASQVPEHFIRRHEPLRGQFAGVQHSPVRVLVQHRAPLYLPLWHSSKPPLPVKLWGVDIVSGNAVNWLECVARGQQVTLKPIARDKDSLVSTVLLHLPQEKTKKVETLDIGQKLVELGFAKASVPLKIQKNTIESKLAPVLLSAEQHAKNYRNGIWSDSLPPLPVYVVYWRKGSQLLAGLVLLTVSKLVDLVKLASRSAFVGVKYLALRPLRSRKPVQAS
- the LOC141432539 gene encoding protein SEC13 homolog yields the protein MITVLNTIDTGHEDMIHDAELDYYGLRLATCSSDNSVKIYDIKSGTQTLAADLKGHFGPVWQVAWAHPKFGNLLASCSYDRKVIIWKETGEWTKLHEYAGHESSVNSVAWAPAEYGLALACCSSDGSLSVLTYTQDGNWDVKKISGAHAIGVNCISWCPAISAELNLDPLNNKDAPKRIVSGGCDNLIKIWREQGDQWVEENRLEMHMDWVRDVAWAPSLGLQRSVIASCSQDKRVVIWTSDDNISWTPTILNTFDDVVWSVSWSLTGNILAISGGDNKVSLWREGNDGQWVCISEVAKGLGQTPSDERSTL